From the genome of Virgibacillus proomii, one region includes:
- a CDS encoding class I SAM-dependent methyltransferase, with amino-acid sequence MTSHFAKEGYRITAIDPNKEAIEYGKNKKYPGDVTWIVGDSSNLQENTFDAVIMTANVAQVFLTDKSWQRNISDVYRALKPGGHFIFDIRNPLAKVWEQWEKDRTPDIAMNQMSGDKLEIWTEYDGFVEDIYTFYETVKNAHTGEVLIREKMQLKFRTQEEIDESLQQVGFSQIQVYGDWEFKQATEETKSFIFHSVK; translated from the coding sequence TTGACATCTCATTTTGCGAAAGAGGGCTATCGTATTACAGCTATTGATCCAAATAAAGAAGCGATTGAATATGGAAAAAATAAAAAGTATCCAGGCGATGTGACTTGGATTGTTGGTGACAGCTCAAATTTACAGGAGAATACGTTTGATGCTGTTATAATGACAGCAAATGTTGCGCAAGTATTTCTTACGGATAAAAGTTGGCAACGTAACATTTCCGATGTATATAGGGCATTAAAACCTGGAGGGCATTTTATTTTTGATATTCGTAATCCATTAGCAAAAGTGTGGGAACAGTGGGAAAAAGATAGGACTCCCGACATTGCTATGAATCAAATGAGTGGCGACAAACTTGAAATTTGGACGGAATACGATGGATTTGTTGAAGATATTTATACTTTTTATGAAACTGTGAAAAATGCACATACCGGTGAAGTTCTAATTCGTGAAAAGATGCAACTTAAATTCCGAACACAAGAAGAAATCGATGAATCATTGCAACAAGTAGGTTTCTCACAAATCCAAGTTTATGGAGATTGGGAGTTTAAACAAGCAACTGAGGAAACCAAATCTTTTATTTTTCATAGCGTAAAATAA